The DNA sequence CCTCGCCCCCGCCCGGCGGCTGAATCTCGCGGACGGCGTGCTCGACGTACGGGTCGTGCACGGCGGCCGCCGGCCCGCACTGCGCCTGCTCGCGGCCGCCGTGGCGGGCCCGCTGACCCGCTCCCCCGCCCACGCCGCGGTCCAGGTCGGCCGGCTGCACCTGTCCGGCGTCACACCGGGCGCGCTGCTCGCCTACGACGGCGAAGTCACCGAGGTGGGCGGCGAGGTGACGCTGGAGAAGCTGCCGGAGGCGCTGACGGTCTACCGGCCGCTGCGCGGCGTCTGATCAGCCAGGGGAGCCTTCCAGCTTGTCCAGATAGTAAAACGCAGGTCTCAGCATTCGACATGCGCGCGTACGGTGTCGGGTACCGCCCCGGGGCCGTACGCCCCCTGAGCCGTTACGACGAGACGAGGGGAACCGGCATGTCGAAGCCACCTGCGAAGCCCGCGAAGCCGCAGGAGACCGCCGTCTACACGCACGGGCACCACGAGTCCGTGCTGCGTTCGCACACCTGGCGCACCGCCGCCAACTCTGCGGCCTACCTGCTCGGTTCGCTGAAGCCGCACATGACGGTCCTGGACGTCGGCTGCGGCCCGGGCACGATCACCGCCGACCTGGCGGCCCTGGTCCCCGACGGTCACGTCACCGGCGTCGACCGGTCACCGGAGATCCTGGAGCAGGCCCGGGCCACGGCCGCCGGACGCGGTCTTGCGAATGTCGGCTTCACGGTCGCCGACGTGCACGCCCTGGACTTCCCGGACGACACGTTCAGCGTGGTCCACGCCCACCAGGTGCTCCAGCACGTCGGCGATCCGGTCGGGGCGCTGCGCGAGATGACGCGGGTGGCCAGGCCGGGCGGCTTCATCGCGGTCCGGGACTCGGACTACGCGGCCATGGCCTGGCATCCGGCCTCCCGGGGGATGGACGCCTGGCTGGACCTGTACCGCCGGGTCGCCCGCGCCAACGGCGGCGAGCCGGACGCCGGACGCCGACTGCGGTCCTGGGCGCTGCGGGCGGGGCTCGCGGACATCACGGCCACGTCGAGCACCTGGACCTTCGCGACGCCGGACGAGCGGGCCTGGTGGAGCGGGCTGTGGGCGGATCGCACGCTGACCTCGGCGTATGCCGAACGGGCCACCGAAAGCGGGCACGCGAGTGCGGAGCAGTTGCGTGCCGTGTCGGAGGCCTGGCGGGAGTGGGGGCGCCACGACGACGGCTGGTTCAGCGTGCTGCACGGGGAAATTCTGTGCCGAAAGGACGCCTGAATCGCGCCTTTCTGGTAACTCGGCGAGCAGGAGGTCAAACTATGGTTCCTATTCTGCTCGTACTGCTACTGGCTCTGATTCTCTTCGGTGCCGGATTTGCACTGAAGGCACTGTGGTGGATCGCGATCGTGGTCCTCGTTCTGTGGCTCCTGGGATTCGTGATGCGCGGTACGACCGCGGCAGGAGGCAGGGGCCGCTGGTATCGGTGGTAAGAAAAAGGATACGCCGGGAGTGAACTTGAATTCGCTGAACTGAATTCACTGAATCGAACTCACTCCCGGGGAAGCAGCGGTCCCAGCGGCCCGAGGTCCAGATTGAGGTCCTCGGGCCGCAGTCCGTAGCGCTCGCGCAGCTCGGTCATGCGATCGTCGAGCAGCATCAGCGTGAGCCCGATGCGCTCCTCCTGCTCCTCGCTCAGCTCACCCGTGTCGAAGCGGCGCACCGCCTGGCGCTCCATGAGCTGGCGCAGCAATTCCACTACCGTGAGGACGAGTTTCACGAGGTCGCGTTCCACGGTGTCGGGTTCGAGGTCCAGGCGGTTGCGTTGCGATGTCACGTCAACTCCCCCCAGGGCGAAGGAACCTGCTCGTTGACGGAGCTGATCAGTGCGTTCAGGTCGATACGGACGAGGTCGACGTCCGCGATGCGCAGGGTGATGTCCCCCGTGACGACGACGCCCCCGGCGAGCAGCCGGTCGAGCAGGTCCACGAGGGCGACCTCACGGCGTTCCACGACGGTCACTGCCGCTCCTCCCGTTCCTCCGCGAACTCCTCGGTGAACGAATAGGCCGCCCAGGGCCCGGTGAGTTCGACCCGGATTCCGGGGGCGTCGTCCTTCTCCCGGTCCACCAGTTCCACGAATTCCTCGGAATCCGCGCGCGGCACCAGATAGGCGGCATTGAGCACATTCTGCCCGGTTGCCCCGGAGAGCGTGGCGCTCTGCGGGGCGTGCAGCCGGGCGTCCTCGGCGAAGCGGGAAAGTTTTTCGTGCAGCCGTCCGGAGAATTCGGCGGCCTTTTGCCATACGTCCTCACGGGCCCGCGTCTGCGTGCGACGCCGGCGCAGATAGTCACGGCCCGACGTGCTCGCGGGCTCGGCGGGCGGCGGGGACTGCACGCCCTCCGTGGGCTCCGTTTCGGAGTACACCTTCACGCCCCACTCGACCCGCCCCTCGAGCCGGTCGAGGATGCGCCGGAAGTCCTCCTCGCGGGCTTCCATCATCGTGCGTACACCGCTGTCGTCCCGGAAGACGGTGGCGAGCCGCAGCGGCAGCGGGGTGGTGACGACGGTGAGCGCGTCGATGACCTGCTGGTGGGCGCGGGCCGTCGCCGTGAGCCAGTCCATGTCCTCCAGATGGGCCCTGAGCGGCTCCTCGGCGAAGTCCGCCTCGGGCACCGTACTGACGACGGCGATCAGACCGTGGTGTGTCAGCTGCTTCGGGGGCGCCCCGGCCACCCCCGTCAGCTGGACCTGGAGGGCCGAGCGAAAGGGGCGGCAGACGGCGTAGACGTAGCGCAGTGCGGTCATGGGGCCTCCTTCTGTGCCCGGGCCGGCTCCAGCTGGGCCAGGCGTTCACGCAACTCGGCGTTCTCCCGGGTGAGTTCGTCACGACGGGCCCGGGTGGACAGTGCCGGGTCGTCCTCCCACCAGTCGATGCCCATCTCCTTCGCCTTGTCCACCGAGGCGACGATGAGCCTCAGTTTGATGGTGAGGAGTTCGATGTCCAGCAGGTTGATCCGGATGTCGCCGGCGATGACCACGCCCTTGTCGAGCACGCGCTCAAGGATGTCGGCCAGGTTGGCGCCGCTGTCGTGGCCGTAGGGCTGAGGCATCCGCCCGGGAGTCGTCATCGGCGGCTCCCGCCACCGGCGTGCGCGTCCTCGGGCTCGTCCTCGTACTCGGCCTCGGGCTCTTCCTCGGCCTCGTAAACGGCCTCGGGCTCCTCCTCGTCCTCGTAATCGGCCTCGGGCTCCTCCTCGGCCTCGTACTCGCCCTCCGGTTCCTCCGCGTCCTCGTCCGCGTACTCCCCGGTCTCCGCGTCCTCGTCCTCCTCCTCGGCGCGAGGCTCTTCCTCGTTCTCCTCCTCTTCTCCTTCGTACGCCTCCTCGTCCTCCTCCGCGACCGCGTCCTCGTGGCTGCGGACGACCTCGCCGTCGCGGATCTCCCCGCGCCAGCCGTCCTCCGCCTCTCCCTTGAGGGTGATGAAGCGGACGTAGTTCTTGAGGTCGAGGCGGGCACGGCGGCCCTGGGCGCGCCAGATGTTGCCGGTCTTCTCGAAGAGGCCCTTGGGGTAGTACTCGATGACCAGCAGGACCCGGGTGAGGTTCTCGGCGAGCCGGTGGAAGGAGACGACACCCTTCGTGGTGCCCTTGGCTCCCTCCGACGTCCACGCGATGCGGTCGTCGGGGACCTGCTCGGTGGTGTGCGCCTTCCAGCTGCGGTTGGACCAGAAGACCTTCAGCTGCCAGTCGGAACTCGTGTCGTCGGCACGGTTCGCGTTCTTCACGCCCTTCGCGAAGGTGCTGAAGTCCTGGTACTGGGTCCACTGGTCGTACGCGGTGCGCAGCGGGACGCCCACATCGACGTACTCGAGGATGACGGTGGGCTTCTTGCCGGCCCCGCCCTTGCGCTTGCCCTTGCCGCCGACGAGGTTCTTCAGCGCCCCGCTCACGCTGTCCTTGGCCCGGGAGGCGCCCAGCTCCATGGCGGAGCGGAGAGGTCCCTTGCCCTCGGCGAGCTTGCGGCCGCCGTCCAGGGCGAGCTTGGCGAAGCCCGGGCTCTTGCCGTCGGCTATGTCGTTCAGCTTGAGCGTGGTCTCGCCGAGCTTGCGGCCGGCGCCGGTCAGCAGTCGCGTGGCCTGTGCGGCCACGTAGTCCCGCAGTTCGGCCTTGAGCCGGTCGGCTGCCTCGCTCTGGGCGACGCCGCTGAGCGACTCCTTCGCCCCGCGGGCGGTCGAACTCGCAGATCCGAGCGTCTCGGTCATCGCTCGCCACCACCCTTCGGCACCCGGGCCCGCGCGCTACGGGCGGCCCCGCTCGCGGCGGTCGTCTTCTTGGCGGCCGTCTTCTTCGCTGCCGTCTTCTTGGCCGCGGTCTTCTTCGCGGGGGCCTTCTTGGTCGCGGTCTTCTTGGCGGGCGCCTTCTTGACCGCCGACTCGGCGGTCCTCGCGGCGCCCTTCTTCGCCGGAGCCTTCTTGGCGGCCTTCCGACGCGGCGCCTCCTCGGGCTCCTCGTCCTCGGCCTCGGGCTCCTCGGACTCCCGCTCCTCGGACTCCAGTTCCTCGGACTCCGGCTCCTCGTCCTCCTCGTCCTCCAGGCCGAGATCCGGCGTCTCGGGAACCACACCCTCCAGTTGGTCACGCACCTGTGCGGTACGCCCGTGCAGCCGGTCGGCGAAGGCGTCGAGCTGCCGCTCGACTAGGGCGCCCGACGCGGCCTGGCCGACGCCACGCAGGTCCTCGCGCAGCTGGTCCCCGATCTCCTTGAACTGCGGGTTGTTCTGCAGTTGCTGGGACACCAGATCCGCGAGCGCCCGCGGGCTCAGATGCATCCGCTTACCGGCCACCATGGTGCCGATGGCGAATGCCAGTTTCATCTTCTTCGTACGTCCGAGGACGTACCCGGCCCCTACCGCGAGGCCGAGTGCCAATCGGTTCATCCTGCCGTCCCATCAGTTTTCCGGTGCCGGTCGCGCGAGCCCGATCTCCAGCCGGTCGAGGAGTTCGTCCTCCCGGCGGTCGAACTCCTCCTCGTCGATCTCGCCCGAGGTCAACTGCTCCTCCAGGGCGGCGAGTTCGGCGCGCACCGTCGCCGGGTCGTAGTAGAGGCGCTCCGCCTCGTTCAAGACCTGTCCGATTACCCATGCGCTGCCGCGCACCGGGGCGAACGGCAGCAGCAGCACCTCCCCGAGCAGTCCCACGGCATCACTCCTCCGCGCTCTCCGCGCCGATCGTGGTCCCCGCGGGCTCGGCGGGGCCGGGTTCGACGAAGCTGTACGGCGGCAGCGGGCCGTTGAGACGCAGGTCGAGGTGCGGATGGCCCTTGCGGAGCTGCTCCACGGCCGTCAGGAACGTCTCGGCCCCGCCGCGGTCCACCAGGAACGACACATTGGCGAGCCAGCCGGAGGATTCGGGGCCCACGCTGACCGCGTCCGCGGCCGGTTCCAGGGTGTGCTGCACGTCGGTCGCGTCCTCGGCCTCCTGGGCCTTGATCGCGGCGACCACCATCTCGCCGAGCCGCAGCCGCTCCTCGTAGGTGCCGCCGCCCGCCTGACGGTTGGCCTCTGTCATGGACCGGATCTCCGGGTTCTCGGAGAGCACCCGGTGCAGTACCGCCTCTTCGGCGTGGCTGGCCTTGATGTTGTACTCGACCTTGCCGTCCAGGGCCGCGAGCCGCTCCTTGTAGTGCTCGGCGCGTTCGGCGAGGACGCCGGTGACCGTCTCGTCGTCGGGGGCGACGCTGCCGAACCGCAGGGGCAGCACGCAGCCGACCGCGCCCGCCTCGGCGAGCACGTTCGAGTGGGCCAGCAGCTCCTTGCGCTTGGGGCGCAGCCCTTCCGGGGCGTCGCTGACGAGGGCGGCCAGATCGCCCTGCTTGAGCATGCGCAGCTGGCGGGGCGGGTCGCCGACGCCGCCCACGGCGCTCGGGAGTGTGGGGTGGGAGCTCGCGGTGATGGCGTACACGTACGTGCTCACTCCTGCTCCTCCTTCCTGCGGGACGCTGTGGACTTGCGGGCGCGCGGCCTGGACTCGCGCTCGCCGTCGTCGTCCCGCGCCTGCTTGAAGGCGTCCGAGATGGTCTCGGCGGCGCCGGACAGCGCCCCCTTGGACTTGCCGCGTGCGCCGGACTCGGTGATCTCCCCGACGAGGTCGGGCAGGCCCGGGCTCTTGCGTGGACCGGCCTCCAGGTCGAGCCGGTTGCACGCCTCGGCGAAGCGGAGGTAGGTGTCGACGCTGGCGACGACGACCCGGACGTCGATCTTCAGGATCTCGATGCCGACGAGGGAGACCCGTATGAATGCGTCAATGACGAGCCCCCTGTCGAGGATGAGCTCAAGGACGTCGTAGAGGCCGCTGCTGCCGCCTCCGCCTCCGGACTGCTGTGCCGGGACAACGGTCATGCCGCCGTTCCTCCTTGTCTGAGAATTCGTCTAGGAAATTCGTCTGGGAATGTGACTGGGAATGCGACTGGGAATGATGTGACGGGCGTGAGTGGCCTAGCGGCCGCCGGACCTGCGTCCGTCGGACCGTCCGCGTTCGTAGCGGCGGACACGGCGATAGCCGGTGAGCTGCCCCTGGTGGTCGAGTTCCACCTGGTAGCTCGCCATCAGGCTCATCGTGTCCGGGACGCGGGAGAGCTCCAGGACCTCGATCTCCAGTGCCCAGCCGTCCTCGGTCTGTTCGAACGAGGACACCGTCTCGGCGTCCTTGCCGGTGAGTTCGGCGAGCTGGGCTCGTGCCTGGCGCAGCACCTCCATCGGCGACGGCTTGTCGTCCGCCCCGCCCTGTCGTCCCTGTCGTTGTCTGGATGATTTGGGTGAGTTCTGTGAATCAGTCATGGGCTCCTCCAACCGCGAGTGGCCCGAAAGGCGTTGGCCAAACCCATCAGTCTCCTTGTGTCAGCCACGGAGTGCGTCGAGCCTGCGCCGCGCGGGCTCCAGGGCGCGGGGCCGGCTCATCACCCCCTCCCATGGGTTGGTGCGGGCCTGTTCCACGGCGTCCGCGATGGTCCAGCGGCGGGCGTCGAGGTCCGGGTCGTCCAGGTGGGACCAGGTCAGCGGGGTGGCCACGGGTGCGCCGGGACGGGGGCGCACGGTGTAGGGCGCGACTGCTGTCTGGGCGTAGGCGTTGCGCTGTATGTCGAGGTAGAGACGGTCGCCGCGGTCCTTCTTGCGGGCGGCGGTGGTGAGCCGGTCCGGGTGGGCGTCGACGAGAGTGTCCGCGACGTCCCGGGCGAACGCGCGCACCTGGTCGAAGTCCTCCTCGCCCTTCAGCGGCACCACGATGTGCAGGCCGCGCGAACCGGTGGTCATCGGCGCCGACGGCAGCTTCAGCTCGTCGAGCAGTTCGCCCAGCAGTCCTGCCGCCTCCCGCACCTGCCCGAAGTCGTCCCCGGCCGGGTCGAGATCGAAGACCATGCGGTCGGGCCGGTCGATGTCGTCGGTGCGCGACAGCCAGCGGTGCAGGGTGAGACAGGCCTGGTCGGCGAGGAAGACGAGGGTCGCGACGTCGTCGCAGACCGTGTGGCGGACGGTGCCGTCCTCCTTGGCGACCTCGACGCGGGTGATCCAGTCCGGGTAGTGCTCGGGGGTGTTCTTCTGCATGAACTGCGGGCCGTCGACACCGTCGGGGTGCCGCTCCAGCATCAGCGGGCGGCCGCGCAGGTGCGGCAGCATGAACGCGGCGACGGCCCGGTAGTAGTCCACGAGGTCGCCCTTGGTGTACTCCTTCGCACCCCCGTCGCCGGGGAAGAGCACCTTGTCGACACGTTTGACCTCGACGGTACGGCGGCCCGCCCGCACCTTCGTCGTACCGCCGTCGCCGGTCACCTTACGACCGCCTCCTCCACCAGCAGCTTGCCCGCGGCGGCGATGGACGCGGCGTCGATGCCCGCGGCGTGCAGCTGCTCGTCCGGCGAGGCCGAGCCCGGCATCATGCGGACGGCGAGGCGCACCAGGCGGGGCACGGGGCGCCCGTCGAGGAACGCGTCGAGCACGGCGTCGCCGATGCCGCCCTCCTCGTGGTGGTCCTCCACGGTGAGCAGGCAGCCGGTCTCCTCGGCGGCCCGGCGCAGGGTGTCCCGGTCGACGGGCTTGACGGAGTAGAGGTCGACGACCCTGACCTGGATGCCCTCGCGGTCCAGGACGTCGGCGGCGGCGAGCGCCTCGTGCACGGTGACGCCGGCCGCGACGACGGTCAGCCGGTCGCGGTCGCTGGAGCGCAGCACCTTGCTGCCGCCGACCGGGAACTCCTCGTCCGGACCGTAGATGACCGGGCCGGCGCCGCGGGAGGTGCGCAGATAGCGGACGCCCTCCAGGCCGGCCATGGCGGCGACGAGCCGGGCGGTCTGGTTGGCGTCGCACGGGTACAGCACGGTCGAGCCGTGCACGGCCCGCATCATCGCCAGGTCCTCCAAGCCCATCTGGCTCGGCCCGTCCTGCCCGATCGCGACGCCCGCGTGCGAGCCGACGAGGTTGATGCCGGCGCCGCTGACGGACGCCATGCGCACGAAGTCATAGGCGCGGGTGAGGAAGGCGGCGAAGGTGGAGGCGTACGGCACATAGCCGCGGGACGCGAGCCCCACCGCCGCGGCGACCAGCTGCTGCTCGGCGATGTAGCACTCGAAGAACCGGTCGGGGTGTGCCTTGGCGAAGAACTCGGCGCGGGTGGAGTCGCTCACCTCGCCGTCGAGGGCGACGACGTCGCCGCGACCGGTGCCGAGCGCGGCGAGCGCCTCGCCGTAGGCGTTGCGGGTGGCGACCTCCTCACCCTTGTCCCAGCGGGGCAGGTCGAGGCGTCCGCCGGGTACGGCGTGCAGCATGCGGGTGGCGGACGGCTCGTGGACGTGGATGCGCAGATCGCGCCGTCCGCCGAGTTCGGCGATGGCCCCGTCGGCATCCGGCAGCGGCTTGCCGTGCAGTCCCTCGCGGTCCTGGACGGCCTCGACGCCCTTGCCCTTGAGGGTGCGGGCGAGGATCACGGTGGGCTGCCCGACGGTGGACTCGGCCTCGCCGTACGCACGGTCGATGGCGTCCACGTCGTGCCCGTCGACCTCGATGGTGTGCCAGCCGAAGGCCTGGAAACGGCGGGCGTAGGCGTCGAGGTCATGACCGTGCCGGGTCGGGCCGCGCTGGCCGAGCCGGTTCACGTCGACGATGGCGGTGAGGTTGTCCAGATGCTCGTACGAAGCGTGCTCGGCGGCCTCCCACACGGACCCCTCGGCGAGCTCGCTGTCCCCGCACAGCACCCACACCCGGTACCCGGTCCGGTCCAGCCGCTGCCCGGCCAGTGCGATGCCGACACCGACCGGCAGTCCCTGCCCGAGCGACCCGGTCGCGGTCTCCACCCACGGCAGCCGCCGCGGCGTCGGGTGTCCTTCGAGCCGGCTGCCGAGCTTGCGGAAGGTGACCAGTTCGCCGTCCTCAATGGCGCCGGCGGCCTTGTACGCGGCGTACAGCAGCGGCGACGCGTGTCCCTTGGAGAGGACGAAGCGGTCGTTGCCCGGGTGGGCGGGCCGGTCGATGTCGTAGCGGAGGTGCTCCGCGAGGAGTACGGCCATCAGATCCGCGGCGGACATCGACGAGGTCGGATGCCCCGATCCCGCGGCGTCGGAGGCACGCACGCTGTCCACGCGCAGCTGCTGAGCCAGTTCGACGAGTTCAGCGGTGTTCATGAGTCTCCTTTCGGAGGGTGCTGGGAGCGGGGTTCGGGGGCGATGGGCGCGTCCGGGTGCGGTTTGTGGACGGCCGGTGTCCCGGGGGGCGGCTGGCCACCCGTTCCGGTCGCGGTGCCGGCACCGGGGCTCGGCTCGCTGCCGCCCGCTCGGGAGTTGGGCCGCTTCACGGGGCCGGGGGGTTCGGGGTGCTTGCCGGCGTCGGGGTCCTGGACGGGGTCGGGCGGTTCGGTTGCCTCGGGACCGTCGGCCCGTTTCTCGGCGGGATCGCCGGGCTTCTCCCCCTTCTTGTCCTGCGCCCCTGTATTCGACTTCTTGTCCTGCGCCCCTGCATCCGACCGCCCCGGCACCCGGGCCAGCTCCGGCGACGCCGTGTCCAGCGGTACCGACCACGACCGCACCAGACCCAACTGCACCGCCTGGCGCGGCAGTACGGCATCCAGGAGCCAGTCGGCGGCGACGCGGACGCGGTTGCCGGGCATCGCCGCGAGGTGGTAGCCGCGGGTCACCGCGCCCGCCGCCACGCCGGACAGCGGGATGCCGAGCGGGTTGGCGGCGGCCTTGACGCCGCCGAGGTCGACCACGAAGCCGAGGTCGCGGTGGCGGTAGGCGCGCCGCTCGCCCATGCCGAGGGACGCGGCCACGTTCTGGCCCACCGTCCTGCCCTGCCGCCAGGCGTGCTGGGCGGTCATCGGCGTGTACTCGCCGGGCTTCTCCAGATCGGGCACGGCGGCCGCGTCCCCGGCGGCGAACAGCTCGGGCCGGCCCGGCACCTGGAGGTGCGGGTCGACGAGCAGGCGGCCCTTCTCCATGGGCAGTTCGAGGGACTCGGCGAGCGGATCGGGCCGTACGCCGACGCACCACACGAGCGTGCGGGTGTCGACGAACGAGCCGTCGCTCAGCACCACCCCGTTGTGCGTGGCCTCCTTCACGGAGGTGCCCATCCGCACGTCCACGCCCCGCTGCCGCAGCACCCGGTCGGCAGTCCGCGACAGCCTCTCGTCCATCTCGGGCAGCACGCGATCGGCGATGTCGAGCAGCAGCCAGCGTGGCCGCATGCCCGTGCGCAACGGGTGCTTGCGCACCTGGGAGTCGGTGAACAGCTGGCCCTGCGCGGCGACCTCGGTGCCGGTGTACCCGGCGCCCACCACCACGAAGGTGCATCGGGCGGCGCAGCTCTTGGGGTCGTCGGCGCCGGCCGCCAGCTCCACTTGCCGGGTCACGTGGTCGCGCAGATACAGCGCCTCGGGAAGGCCGCGGAAGCCGTGCGCGTGCTCGGCGACGCCGGGGATGGGCAGCAGCTTGTTCACGCTGCCCGCGGCGAGGATCAGCCGGTCGTAGGGCAGCGTTCCCACGTCGCCCTCGGGGCCGGTGTAGTGGACGGTGTTCCCGTCGAGGTCGATGCCGTCGGCCTCGCCCAGCACGAGCCGCACATGGCGCAGGGTGCCGGAGAGCGAGACGGTCACCCGGCGTGGTTCCAGGATGCCGGCGGCGACCTGGGGCAGCAGGGGCAGATACAGAAAGTAGTCGGTCGGGTTCAGCAGGGTGATGTCGGCGTGCCGCCGGGTGATCCGGGACAGGGTGCGTGCTGCCCGGTACCCGGCGAATCCGGCGCCGACGATCACGATGCGGGGTCGACTCACGGTTGGCCTCCGGGCCTGTCGCGTACCTCGGGAGCCTTCCGCGTCCCCCTGGTCAGGACCGCCAAACGTCCGCCCCGGGGCCGGCCCCGGTTTCCGGCCGGACCTCCGGGTACCCGGGACGGCGACCGTCCCCGCCGCCGA is a window from the Streptomyces sp. NBC_00299 genome containing:
- a CDS encoding class I SAM-dependent methyltransferase — encoded protein: MSKPPAKPAKPQETAVYTHGHHESVLRSHTWRTAANSAAYLLGSLKPHMTVLDVGCGPGTITADLAALVPDGHVTGVDRSPEILEQARATAAGRGLANVGFTVADVHALDFPDDTFSVVHAHQVLQHVGDPVGALREMTRVARPGGFIAVRDSDYAAMAWHPASRGMDAWLDLYRRVARANGGEPDAGRRLRSWALRAGLADITATSSTWTFATPDERAWWSGLWADRTLTSAYAERATESGHASAEQLRAVSEAWREWGRHDDGWFSVLHGEILCRKDA
- a CDS encoding gas vesicle protein K produces the protein MTSQRNRLDLEPDTVERDLVKLVLTVVELLRQLMERQAVRRFDTGELSEEQEERIGLTLMLLDDRMTELRERYGLRPEDLNLDLGPLGPLLPRE
- a CDS encoding gas vesicle protein; this encodes MTVVERREVALVDLLDRLLAGGVVVTGDITLRIADVDLVRIDLNALISSVNEQVPSPWGELT
- a CDS encoding GvpL/GvpF family gas vesicle protein; the protein is MTALRYVYAVCRPFRSALQVQLTGVAGAPPKQLTHHGLIAVVSTVPEADFAEEPLRAHLEDMDWLTATARAHQQVIDALTVVTTPLPLRLATVFRDDSGVRTMMEAREEDFRRILDRLEGRVEWGVKVYSETEPTEGVQSPPPAEPASTSGRDYLRRRRTQTRAREDVWQKAAEFSGRLHEKLSRFAEDARLHAPQSATLSGATGQNVLNAAYLVPRADSEEFVELVDREKDDAPGIRVELTGPWAAYSFTEEFAEEREERQ
- the gvpJ gene encoding gas vesicle protein; translation: MTTPGRMPQPYGHDSGANLADILERVLDKGVVIAGDIRINLLDIELLTIKLRLIVASVDKAKEMGIDWWEDDPALSTRARRDELTRENAELRERLAQLEPARAQKEAP
- a CDS encoding SRPBCC family protein is translated as MTETLGSASSTARGAKESLSGVAQSEAADRLKAELRDYVAAQATRLLTGAGRKLGETTLKLNDIADGKSPGFAKLALDGGRKLAEGKGPLRSAMELGASRAKDSVSGALKNLVGGKGKRKGGAGKKPTVILEYVDVGVPLRTAYDQWTQYQDFSTFAKGVKNANRADDTSSDWQLKVFWSNRSWKAHTTEQVPDDRIAWTSEGAKGTTKGVVSFHRLAENLTRVLLVIEYYPKGLFEKTGNIWRAQGRRARLDLKNYVRFITLKGEAEDGWRGEIRDGEVVRSHEDAVAEEDEEAYEGEEEENEEEPRAEEEDEDAETGEYADEDAEEPEGEYEAEEEPEADYEDEEEPEAVYEAEEEPEAEYEDEPEDAHAGGGSRR
- a CDS encoding DNA primase yields the protein MNRLALGLAVGAGYVLGRTKKMKLAFAIGTMVAGKRMHLSPRALADLVSQQLQNNPQFKEIGDQLREDLRGVGQAASGALVERQLDAFADRLHGRTAQVRDQLEGVVPETPDLGLEDEEDEEPESEELESEERESEEPEAEDEEPEEAPRRKAAKKAPAKKGAARTAESAVKKAPAKKTATKKAPAKKTAAKKTAAKKTAAKKTTAASGAARSARARVPKGGGER
- a CDS encoding gas vesicle protein GvpG, whose protein sequence is MGLLGEVLLLPFAPVRGSAWVIGQVLNEAERLYYDPATVRAELAALEEQLTSGEIDEEEFDRREDELLDRLEIGLARPAPEN
- a CDS encoding GvpL/GvpF family gas vesicle protein, encoding MSTYVYAITASSHPTLPSAVGGVGDPPRQLRMLKQGDLAALVSDAPEGLRPKRKELLAHSNVLAEAGAVGCVLPLRFGSVAPDDETVTGVLAERAEHYKERLAALDGKVEYNIKASHAEEAVLHRVLSENPEIRSMTEANRQAGGGTYEERLRLGEMVVAAIKAQEAEDATDVQHTLEPAADAVSVGPESSGWLANVSFLVDRGGAETFLTAVEQLRKGHPHLDLRLNGPLPPYSFVEPGPAEPAGTTIGAESAEE
- a CDS encoding gas vesicle structural protein GvpA gives rise to the protein MTVVPAQQSGGGGGSSGLYDVLELILDRGLVIDAFIRVSLVGIEILKIDVRVVVASVDTYLRFAEACNRLDLEAGPRKSPGLPDLVGEITESGARGKSKGALSGAAETISDAFKQARDDDGERESRPRARKSTASRRKEEQE
- a CDS encoding gas vesicle protein GvpO; this translates as MTDSQNSPKSSRQRQGRQGGADDKPSPMEVLRQARAQLAELTGKDAETVSSFEQTEDGWALEIEVLELSRVPDTMSLMASYQVELDHQGQLTGYRRVRRYERGRSDGRRSGGR
- the ligD gene encoding non-homologous end-joining DNA ligase, encoding MTGDGGTTKVRAGRRTVEVKRVDKVLFPGDGGAKEYTKGDLVDYYRAVAAFMLPHLRGRPLMLERHPDGVDGPQFMQKNTPEHYPDWITRVEVAKEDGTVRHTVCDDVATLVFLADQACLTLHRWLSRTDDIDRPDRMVFDLDPAGDDFGQVREAAGLLGELLDELKLPSAPMTTGSRGLHIVVPLKGEEDFDQVRAFARDVADTLVDAHPDRLTTAARKKDRGDRLYLDIQRNAYAQTAVAPYTVRPRPGAPVATPLTWSHLDDPDLDARRWTIADAVEQARTNPWEGVMSRPRALEPARRRLDALRG
- a CDS encoding transketolase; translated protein: MNTAELVELAQQLRVDSVRASDAAGSGHPTSSMSAADLMAVLLAEHLRYDIDRPAHPGNDRFVLSKGHASPLLYAAYKAAGAIEDGELVTFRKLGSRLEGHPTPRRLPWVETATGSLGQGLPVGVGIALAGQRLDRTGYRVWVLCGDSELAEGSVWEAAEHASYEHLDNLTAIVDVNRLGQRGPTRHGHDLDAYARRFQAFGWHTIEVDGHDVDAIDRAYGEAESTVGQPTVILARTLKGKGVEAVQDREGLHGKPLPDADGAIAELGGRRDLRIHVHEPSATRMLHAVPGGRLDLPRWDKGEEVATRNAYGEALAALGTGRGDVVALDGEVSDSTRAEFFAKAHPDRFFECYIAEQQLVAAAVGLASRGYVPYASTFAAFLTRAYDFVRMASVSGAGINLVGSHAGVAIGQDGPSQMGLEDLAMMRAVHGSTVLYPCDANQTARLVAAMAGLEGVRYLRTSRGAGPVIYGPDEEFPVGGSKVLRSSDRDRLTVVAAGVTVHEALAAADVLDREGIQVRVVDLYSVKPVDRDTLRRAAEETGCLLTVEDHHEEGGIGDAVLDAFLDGRPVPRLVRLAVRMMPGSASPDEQLHAAGIDAASIAAAGKLLVEEAVVR
- a CDS encoding NAD(P)/FAD-dependent oxidoreductase; amino-acid sequence: MSRPRIVIVGAGFAGYRAARTLSRITRRHADITLLNPTDYFLYLPLLPQVAAGILEPRRVTVSLSGTLRHVRLVLGEADGIDLDGNTVHYTGPEGDVGTLPYDRLILAAGSVNKLLPIPGVAEHAHGFRGLPEALYLRDHVTRQVELAAGADDPKSCAARCTFVVVGAGYTGTEVAAQGQLFTDSQVRKHPLRTGMRPRWLLLDIADRVLPEMDERLSRTADRVLRQRGVDVRMGTSVKEATHNGVVLSDGSFVDTRTLVWCVGVRPDPLAESLELPMEKGRLLVDPHLQVPGRPELFAAGDAAAVPDLEKPGEYTPMTAQHAWRQGRTVGQNVAASLGMGERRAYRHRDLGFVVDLGGVKAAANPLGIPLSGVAAGAVTRGYHLAAMPGNRVRVAADWLLDAVLPRQAVQLGLVRSWSVPLDTASPELARVPGRSDAGAQDKKSNTGAQDKKGEKPGDPAEKRADGPEATEPPDPVQDPDAGKHPEPPGPVKRPNSRAGGSEPSPGAGTATGTGGQPPPGTPAVHKPHPDAPIAPEPRSQHPPKGDS